CGCGCTTGTCGAACCTGGTCGCAACCGCGCGGAATGCCTTGAGCTTGTTGATCGCCCGTCCGACGGTGTTGCGCTTCTTGTAGCGGTCCTTGTCGAAACCGGGCGGTCGGCCCCTGGCCCTGGCGAGTCGGACTCGGTTGGCTGTCTGGTCGGCCTTCTCCTGGATGACGTGCCGGATTCCGCGTCTGCTCAGGTAGCGGCGGGTTCGGCGGTTGCTGTAGCCCTTGTCAGCGCTGATGCTGTTCGGCTTGGGACGCGGTCTGCCGCAGGCCAGCCTCGGCACGCGAATGTTGTCCATCACCGGCTCGAACTGGGTGCAATCGGCGCACTGCCCAGACGTGATGACCAGCGAGAGCACCCTGCAGCGCCTGTCCGCGCTCAGATGGATCTTGGTAGTGACCCCGCCGCGCGAGCGGCCGAGCGCCTCACCTCCCGTACCACCTCCGCAGCCGGTCGATCAGTTCCGCCCGGACCCGAGCGGTTTTGACCGTCCGGGCGGAGCCCCCTTTGAGGGGGCGACGGAGCGTGCCGGGCGCCGGCGGCGTGGTGGTGTGCGCGCACGGACGTCGAGTCGACCGAGACGTCCCAGTCGATCTCGCCGGCCGCGTCCGCCTCGGCCTGGATCCGCCGCAGGAGCATCTCCCACGTTCCGTCCGCCGACCAGCGGCGATGCCGCTCGTGCACCGTCGTCCACGGCCCGTACCGCTCCGGCAGATCGCGC
The DNA window shown above is from Streptomyces vietnamensis and carries:
- a CDS encoding IS5 family transposase (programmed frameshift) produces the protein MGSGSDLTNAQWERLEPLLPVSNGRCGRWRDHRQVVNGLLFRMRTGVQRRDLPERYGPWTTVHERHRRWSADGTWEMLLRRIQAEADAAGEIDWDVSVDSTSVRAHHHAAGARHAPSPPQRGLRPDGQNRSGPGGTDPTGCGGGTGGEALGRSRGGVTTKIHLSADRRCRVLSLVITSGQCADCTQFEPVMDNIRVPRLACGRPRPKPNSISADKGYSNRRTRRYLSRRGIRHVIQEKADQTANRVRLARARGRPPGFDKDRYKKRNTVGRAINKLKAFRAVATRFDKRGHVYLGIVTAAALVIWLRS